The following are encoded together in the Humulus lupulus chromosome 5, drHumLupu1.1, whole genome shotgun sequence genome:
- the LOC133778463 gene encoding gibberellin-regulated protein 1, whose protein sequence is MAFSKVLIISLIFFLLVLNLVEADETAIGNEGEGSPKNKSIECGGSCAARCQLSSRPRLCKRACGTCCRRCNCVPPGTAGNLEVCPCYANMTTHGGRRKCP, encoded by the exons ATGGCCTTCTCCAAAGTTTTGATCATTTCACTGATCTTTTTTCTACTTGTTCTCAATCTCGTGGAAGCTGATGAAACT GCGATCGGAAATGAAGGAGAGGGTTCTCCCAAAAACAAAAGTATAg AGTGTGGTGGGTCATGCGCTGCCAGGTGTCAGTTATCGTCGAGACCTCGGCTATGCAAGAGGGCGTGCGGGACTTGCTGTCGACGTTGCAACTGCGTTCCACCGGGCACTGCCGGTAACCTTGAGGTCTGCCCCTGCTATGCCAATATGACTACCCATGGTGGAAGACGCAAGTGCCCTTAA
- the LOC133834073 gene encoding U-box domain-containing protein 12-like, translating to MKCLSQVMMFPGTHFKRCRPNPANDAPESDKDLVKHRSPVIPDDFRCPISLDLMKDPVIVSTGQTYERSCIQKWIDIPGSTRDCVSSSSNRLVIYGLFGDSNGCKE from the exons ATGAAATGTTTATCACAAGTGATGATGTTCCCGGGGACTCATTTCAAAAGATGCCGTCCTAACCCAGCAAATGATGCCCCTGAAAGTGATAAGGACTTGGTTAAGCACAGATCTCCTGTTATTCCAGATGATTTTAGGTGCCCAATATCACTTGATTTGATGAAAGACCCTGTGATTGTCTCCACTGGACAG ACATATGAAAGATCCTGTATTCAAAAGTGGATAGACATACCTGGCAGTACCAGGGATTGCGTGTCCTCGTCCAGTAACAG GTTGGTGATTTATGGCTTGTTCGGAGATTCAAATGGCTGTAAAGAATGA